The proteins below are encoded in one region of Blastocatellia bacterium:
- a CDS encoding translocation/assembly module TamB domain-containing protein, whose translation MWKRVFQTLVVIVLVAALGVLALLGWVSSSGFDRYVAGLIQRELTKLNIRAEIEQVDVNVFQGTAQIGPGRLFVGQQATPFFEFAHLQIKIRILDLFSRHFELNQLTLANPTVNLIFDEAGGSNLTGIDLSPLRKRRAPDEPDIEIGRIVIDDGAVVFNHQPSRVSGQAQALQIGVEPEQQATRLRVNSDRVILQLDQRRLDNLALELNVLLTRDGASIERGRIVNSFADALISGAVHNWSKPSYELSLASTVDLTQLMRQLSPAASLSGTAELNGKITGEEKEFRFKGYVAAPRLDVTGIRATELRFDGEGGTADAAPASDAAILEWQGSLQSRLIQVGFVQLEGFRGLVYVTPKEIEIRRFSATTLHGSVAGDATIALHGTSTVDATLRALNVRQAVTKIIRQQLPLDGRLSAQVRVQWPATNVGQLVGRARVSIEPPSPGAGEFLPVSGAADVDVTRRGLSVARSNIQLGSTQVTAAGTIAWNGAMDLQLDAEFENLAEQNRMLEALGVDLSQLTQGAVTALSGRGHFSGRIQGRGHQLTLAGTGTIRELDLTSGRLMAGQADVEYRAGVVTLTNTSATFDDGARIELASFQTGAMQLGGLTLRGQINNLDVRSWMNRIGLSIPLTGAATGQFDLTGLPHAPRGRIDVTVVKGRLQPPQFTVAFDRLTATVLATETGYQIEQLKLERGPNIITLAGSYQPQSRAYSLAARGVDLDISRFDDELEARGYPLTGRLSFQLSGSGNLAEPALEGDFQLTGLTIAGKQAGTLRGELRAARGDIRWNVRSELFEQRQTLTGRLDLSDPAQPLSMHAHLTQLDATPYLRLLGAPEALGLTLSGEIELAYPLVFPERRRLTATLTQAQVAIGNFRLNNQEPLILSMQQSRVEVAPVRFQGDNTMLRLSGAVDVEPMMQRGGSLGQAQLNMIVEGAVNLQMLGAAYPGLFTGGQARLHTTIRGTLSQPAMSGTAEIENASARLVNVPLALAEGKGTARFTKDRLLLERFVGKVNDGQVSIDGGLLAREFQPQRWNFNIRAESVNVRYPDGWQSVLNGELQLQGSRQLQILSGLVNVQRAQYTKDVDFTQWLLGRAPWSGILPGSREAALPALALDIRLQATDSVFIRNNFVNAQSSAWLHLGGTLNQPTLSGRASIIQGTVELQNREYQINVGTFEFPASPNQELRFNIEAAAEISGYQVFLGFSGTPSRLKPTLRSEPPLPTEAVFALITTGRVDTATQTAQTATQSNIGVVTSLLSEALSQQLEQRIARQRFFGINRFQIEPLLTGSGADPTARITIGQQITKDLSVQYSINVASNEEPIVIVEYKLTDRFYLVGSRDEKGQFSIDVRLRRRF comes from the coding sequence CATCTACAGATCAAGATTCGAATCCTGGATTTGTTCAGCCGTCATTTTGAACTTAACCAGTTGACGCTCGCCAATCCCACCGTCAATCTGATCTTCGATGAGGCAGGAGGCTCAAATCTGACCGGCATTGACCTGTCGCCGTTGAGGAAGCGGCGCGCCCCTGATGAACCTGACATCGAAATTGGGCGCATCGTGATTGATGATGGCGCTGTTGTTTTCAATCATCAGCCATCTCGTGTGAGCGGCCAAGCGCAGGCTTTGCAAATCGGCGTTGAACCAGAACAACAGGCAACCCGATTGAGAGTGAACTCTGATCGTGTCATCCTGCAACTGGATCAACGTCGCCTGGATAACCTTGCTCTTGAATTGAACGTGCTCTTGACACGAGATGGAGCCAGCATCGAGCGCGGCCGCATCGTCAATTCATTCGCCGATGCGCTCATCAGCGGCGCCGTGCACAACTGGAGCAAACCGAGCTATGAGCTGTCGCTGGCCTCCACCGTTGATCTGACTCAGTTGATGCGCCAGCTAAGCCCTGCTGCCTCGTTGAGCGGGACTGCCGAACTGAATGGGAAGATCACCGGTGAAGAAAAAGAATTTCGCTTCAAAGGATACGTTGCTGCTCCCCGACTTGATGTGACCGGCATACGCGCGACTGAGCTGCGATTTGACGGCGAAGGCGGCACAGCCGACGCCGCGCCAGCATCCGACGCAGCCATTTTGGAATGGCAGGGATCGCTACAATCCCGGTTGATTCAGGTCGGCTTCGTTCAGTTGGAGGGGTTTCGCGGTCTGGTCTATGTGACGCCGAAGGAAATTGAAATCCGCCGTTTTTCGGCCACGACGCTTCACGGCAGTGTGGCCGGCGATGCCACCATTGCGTTGCACGGCACATCAACAGTTGACGCGACATTGCGCGCGCTCAATGTGCGCCAAGCAGTCACCAAGATCATCCGGCAGCAACTCCCTCTGGACGGTCGTCTCAGCGCTCAGGTTCGAGTTCAATGGCCGGCCACCAACGTTGGGCAACTCGTCGGGCGCGCGCGCGTCAGCATTGAACCCCCTAGCCCTGGTGCTGGCGAATTCCTACCGGTCAGCGGCGCAGCCGACGTGGACGTGACGCGACGCGGATTGAGCGTCGCCCGTTCAAACATTCAACTTGGTTCAACGCAAGTAACCGCAGCCGGCACGATTGCCTGGAACGGCGCGATGGACCTGCAACTGGACGCCGAGTTTGAGAATCTGGCCGAACAAAACCGTATGCTGGAAGCGCTCGGCGTTGATCTCAGTCAACTGACGCAGGGCGCAGTCACGGCGCTGTCTGGCCGCGGCCACTTTTCCGGTCGCATTCAAGGTCGAGGCCATCAGCTCACGCTCGCTGGCACAGGAACGATCCGCGAGCTCGATCTAACCTCAGGGCGGCTCATGGCAGGGCAGGCCGACGTCGAGTATCGAGCCGGCGTTGTCACATTGACCAACACATCGGCGACATTCGACGACGGCGCGCGCATCGAATTAGCATCGTTTCAAACCGGAGCAATGCAGCTTGGCGGGCTGACGCTTCGTGGTCAGATCAACAACCTGGACGTGCGCTCGTGGATGAACCGTATCGGCTTGAGCATCCCGCTGACAGGCGCTGCCACCGGCCAGTTTGATCTGACCGGTTTGCCACATGCCCCTCGTGGGCGCATTGATGTAACCGTTGTCAAAGGCCGCTTGCAACCGCCGCAGTTCACGGTGGCCTTCGATCGGCTGACCGCCACTGTGCTGGCGACTGAGACTGGCTATCAGATCGAGCAGCTCAAATTGGAGCGTGGCCCCAACATCATCACGCTGGCAGGCTCGTATCAGCCGCAGTCGCGCGCCTATTCACTCGCGGCACGCGGCGTTGATCTGGATATTTCACGGTTCGATGACGAGCTGGAAGCGCGCGGTTACCCATTGACCGGACGATTGAGTTTTCAGCTTTCCGGCAGCGGCAACTTGGCTGAGCCGGCTCTGGAAGGAGATTTTCAGCTCACCGGATTGACCATCGCGGGGAAACAAGCCGGCACGCTTCGCGGCGAGCTTCGCGCGGCGCGCGGTGATATTCGCTGGAACGTGCGCTCAGAACTGTTTGAGCAACGACAAACATTGACAGGGCGATTGGACCTGAGCGACCCAGCGCAGCCGCTCAGCATGCACGCTCACCTCACGCAACTGGACGCGACGCCATATCTCCGGCTCTTGGGCGCGCCGGAGGCGCTCGGCCTGACGTTGAGTGGAGAGATCGAATTGGCGTACCCGCTGGTCTTTCCTGAGCGCCGGCGGTTGACAGCCACGTTGACACAGGCGCAGGTCGCCATCGGCAACTTTCGACTCAACAACCAAGAGCCCTTGATCCTGAGCATGCAACAATCGCGTGTTGAAGTGGCGCCCGTTCGATTCCAGGGCGACAATACGATGCTGCGGCTCAGTGGCGCTGTGGATGTTGAGCCGATGATGCAGCGGGGCGGCTCGTTGGGGCAGGCTCAACTGAATATGATTGTGGAAGGCGCTGTTAATCTCCAGATGCTCGGCGCGGCCTATCCGGGTCTGTTTACCGGCGGGCAGGCGCGGCTGCATACCACCATTCGCGGCACGTTGAGCCAACCAGCCATGAGCGGCACAGCCGAGATTGAAAACGCCAGTGCGCGGCTGGTCAACGTTCCGCTGGCACTCGCTGAGGGCAAGGGAACAGCACGGTTTACCAAGGACCGTTTGCTGTTGGAACGCTTCGTCGGGAAGGTCAATGATGGGCAGGTGAGTATTGATGGCGGGCTGCTGGCCAGAGAATTTCAACCGCAGCGATGGAACTTCAATATCCGCGCCGAAAGCGTCAACGTGCGCTATCCCGACGGCTGGCAGTCCGTGCTCAACGGTGAGTTACAATTGCAAGGCAGCCGACAATTGCAAATCTTGAGTGGGCTGGTCAACGTCCAACGCGCCCAATATACCAAAGATGTGGACTTCACCCAGTGGCTACTGGGCAGAGCGCCATGGTCGGGCATACTCCCCGGCAGCAGAGAAGCTGCGCTGCCAGCGTTGGCGCTGGACATACGCCTTCAAGCAACCGATTCTGTCTTCATTCGCAACAACTTCGTGAATGCCCAAAGCAGCGCCTGGTTGCATCTGGGCGGCACGCTCAACCAGCCGACGCTGTCAGGACGGGCTAGCATCATCCAAGGCACAGTTGAATTACAAAATCGCGAGTACCAAATCAACGTTGGAACATTTGAGTTTCCTGCGTCGCCCAATCAGGAGCTGCGATTCAACATCGAGGCCGCCGCTGAGATCAGCGGGTATCAAGTCTTCCTCGGATTTTCCGGCACGCCGAGTCGGCTTAAACCGACGCTGCGTTCTGAACCGCCGCTGCCCACCGAAGCCGTTTTCGCGCTCATCACAACGGGTCGCGTAGATACAGCGACGCAGACGGCGCAAACAGCGACACAATCGAACATCGGCGTCGTGACCAGCCTGCTGTCGGAAGCGTTGTCGCAACAACTGGAGCAGCGCATCGCGCGGCAACGGTTTTTTGGCATCAACCGGTTTCAAATCGAACCGCTGTTGACAGGCAGCGGCGCTGACCCAACGGCTCGCATCACCATCGGACAACAGATTACCAAAGACCTATCCGTCCAATACTCCATCAACGTCGCCTCTAATGAAGAGCCGATTGTCATCGTGGAATATAAGTTAACGGATCGTTTTTATCTGGTGGGTTCGCGAGATGAAAAAGGTCAGTTCAGCATTGATGTCCGTCTGCGCAGGCGTTTTTAA